CCGGCGCAGGCCCTGCGGAAATTCCGCAGACGTGGCGCTCGATACAGGATGTAGACAATATCGCCGGTCGTTTGCAGTCCATCGCCGACACGCTGCTGTACTCACTCGAAGATGCACGTGATACCGATCTTGATGGCGTGTATGACTGGGCCGATAACTGCACCCAGGTGACGAACCCCAGCCAGTGCGACACTGACAACGATGGTTTCGGCAATCACTGCGACGCCGACCTGAACAATGACAACACCGTCAACACGTTCGACCTCGCCGAGATGCGCGAAGCATTCGGCACCTCAGGCAGCACCGCGGCTGATCTGAATTGCGACAACGTCGTCAATACCTTCGACCTGGTATACATGCGGCAGGGTTTCGGCCAGGCACCCGGGCCGGCTGCGCCGTAGTCAGGAAAGCAGGCCGTGGCGTGCGGCGTAGCGCACCAGCCCGGCGGTGTTGTGCACCTTCAGCTTGTCGATTACGCGGGCGCGATGGTTCTCGGCCGTTTTCGGGCTGATATCCAGGTCACGCGCAATTTCCTTCGTGGTCTTGCCTTCGATAACCTGGTGGAACACTTCCCGCTCGCGCGGCGTTAATGCGCCGTAAGGATCTTCCGGATGCGAATCGGGCTTGCTGTACTGGTCGGCCAGCGCGCGCGCCGCCTGTGGCCCGAAATAGGCCTGGCCGGAATACAGCGTTTTCACGGCGGTGATCAGGTCGGCAGAGGCAGTGTCCTTGACCAGGTAACCGGAAGCACCGGCGCGGACGATCGGGATGATGTATTCGTCTTCGTCGTGCACCGTCAGCACCATAATGCGCGTGGCCGGCAGGGCTTCATGTACGCGACGCACCGCTTCGAGGCCGCTGAGCTTTGGCATCGTCAGGTCGAAGATGGCCACGTCGGGCCGCGCCTCCAGCGCTTTTTTCACCGCTTCGAGGCCGTCTGCGGCCTGGGCCACAACGGTACAGACGCCACCTTCCTGCAGCAGGCTGACCAGCCCTTCGCGGACTATCGTGTGATCGTCGGCAATCATTACCCGGATCGGGCGCAGCTCCGTCATGCAGTTCCTTGGGCGCTATGGCTTCAGGTCAAGGGTACAGTTAATTCTACAACGGTGCCGCTACCGGGGGTCGAATTGATGCGCAACTGCCCGCCAAACAGCTCCACGCGATCACGCATGCCGCGCAATCCGGCGCTCTGCGGGTTGTCCGACGCCTGTAGTGCC
This genomic stretch from Gammaproteobacteria bacterium harbors:
- a CDS encoding response regulator transcription factor, whose product is MTELRPIRVMIADDHTIVREGLVSLLQEGGVCTVVAQAADGLEAVKKALEARPDVAIFDLTMPKLSGLEAVRRVHEALPATRIMVLTVHDEDEYIIPIVRAGASGYLVKDTASADLITAVKTLYSGQAYFGPQAARALADQYSKPDSHPEDPYGALTPREREVFHQVIEGKTTKEIARDLDISPKTAENHRARVIDKLKVHNTAGLVRYAARHGLLS